From one Brevibacterium sp. 'Marine' genomic stretch:
- a CDS encoding NUDIX domain-containing protein — MNEIRVSALALLHPQRRELLMVRKAGTSSFMLPGGKPEESETAEDTIVREIAEELGLDLDRHRLRALGTFAAAAANEADHRVIGDVFCYDGVPEALDVENIEHLAEIAEAGWFPIDPLPADTDVRQFAPLTRDEVIPALQAAGNLAS, encoded by the coding sequence ATGAACGAAATCCGCGTCTCCGCGCTCGCCCTCCTCCACCCGCAGCGCCGGGAGCTGCTCATGGTGCGCAAGGCCGGGACCAGTTCCTTCATGCTGCCCGGCGGCAAACCCGAAGAGTCAGAGACCGCTGAGGACACCATCGTCCGCGAGATCGCCGAGGAGCTCGGACTCGATCTGGACCGGCACCGGCTGCGCGCTTTGGGCACGTTCGCTGCTGCGGCGGCGAACGAGGCCGATCACCGTGTCATCGGTGATGTGTTCTGCTACGACGGTGTGCCCGAGGCACTCGACGTCGAGAACATCGAGCATCTGGCCGAGATCGCCGAAGCCGGCTGGTTTCCCATCGACCCGCTGCCCGCGGACACCGATGTCCGCCAGTTCGCGCCGCTGACCCGCGACGAGGTGATCCCGGCGCTGCAGGCCGCCGGGAATCTTGCGAGCTGA
- a CDS encoding DNA-3-methyladenine glycosylase I → MDDESQPSSPGGAVIGDDGLARTPWAYGDPVLLDYYDSEWGLPIHDEPGLFERMSLEGFQAGLSWLTILKKRERFREVFAGFDPDAVARFGEGEIAQLLTDPGIIRHRGKIEACINNAARVIDLREDGGLDAFLWSFQPAQTPRPRTVAEIPTTGPESVALSKALKKKGFRFVGPTTMYALMEAIGMVDTHVLDSHRRGASGVWSQ, encoded by the coding sequence ATGGACGACGAATCACAGCCGAGCTCACCTGGGGGAGCCGTCATCGGCGATGACGGGCTGGCTCGCACCCCGTGGGCATACGGTGACCCGGTGCTGTTGGACTACTACGACAGCGAATGGGGACTGCCCATCCACGACGAGCCCGGCCTGTTCGAGCGGATGAGCCTCGAAGGTTTCCAAGCCGGACTGTCCTGGCTGACGATCCTGAAGAAGCGGGAGCGGTTCCGTGAGGTCTTCGCCGGATTCGATCCCGACGCCGTTGCCCGGTTCGGTGAAGGTGAGATCGCGCAGCTGCTGACCGATCCGGGGATCATCCGCCATCGCGGCAAGATCGAAGCCTGCATCAACAATGCTGCGCGAGTGATCGACCTGCGTGAAGACGGCGGCCTGGATGCGTTCCTGTGGTCGTTTCAGCCTGCGCAGACGCCGCGACCGCGCACTGTCGCCGAGATCCCGACGACCGGACCGGAATCCGTGGCCCTGTCGAAGGCCCTGAAGAAGAAGGGCTTCCGTTTCGTCGGACCGACGACGATGTATGCGCTGATGGAGGCCATCGGCATGGTCGATACGCACGTGCTCGATTCCCACCGCCGAGGCGCTTCCGGAGTGTGGTCTCAATGA
- a CDS encoding aspartate dehydrogenase domain-containing protein produces the protein MTSVLLLGFGAIGRHVAQLLSPELASGTLRLTALVSDRTKHADRPDHGAEVVDRPTLTDRQTPSPRMFSDFDVIVECAGVPAAAQLGPAAVAADRPLVLTSVGALAEPETRARLLAGPGRLHVTNGAIGGLDVLEAAAQADGLDSVDITTSKEANGLIRPWMSETEAERLRDLRPEDGPLTVFTGNPAEAIEKFPANVNIAVALAWATRGLSTAASASTSGTSAASTDCAAERTDADLLGASLNRVQVELQAVAGQTQSAHRIRASGSAGEFSFDIRSSPSPENPATSGLTALSVTRTLRTVLAEK, from the coding sequence ATGACCTCAGTGCTCCTCCTCGGATTCGGTGCCATCGGCCGTCACGTCGCCCAGCTGCTCTCCCCCGAGCTCGCCTCCGGGACACTCCGCCTGACCGCCCTCGTCTCGGATCGGACCAAGCACGCCGACCGCCCGGATCACGGCGCCGAGGTGGTCGACCGTCCCACTCTGACCGACCGACAGACGCCCTCGCCGAGGATGTTCTCCGATTTCGATGTCATCGTCGAATGCGCCGGTGTGCCTGCCGCCGCACAGCTCGGTCCCGCTGCCGTCGCGGCCGATCGTCCGCTCGTCCTCACCAGCGTCGGTGCCCTGGCCGAGCCGGAGACCCGTGCGAGGCTGCTCGCCGGCCCCGGCCGGCTGCATGTGACCAATGGGGCGATCGGCGGACTCGATGTGCTCGAGGCGGCGGCTCAGGCCGATGGTCTCGACAGCGTCGACATCACCACCTCGAAGGAGGCGAACGGACTCATCCGACCGTGGATGTCCGAGACCGAGGCCGAGCGTCTGCGTGACCTCCGCCCCGAGGACGGCCCCCTGACAGTGTTCACGGGCAACCCCGCCGAGGCGATCGAGAAGTTCCCGGCCAACGTCAATATCGCTGTCGCTCTCGCCTGGGCCACCCGCGGACTGAGTACCGCTGCGTCCGCTTCAACCTCCGGGACCAGCGCGGCGTCGACCGATTGCGCAGCTGAACGAACCGATGCCGACTTACTCGGTGCATCATTGAACCGGGTGCAGGTCGAACTCCAGGCGGTGGCCGGTCAGACTCAGTCCGCCCACCGGATTCGGGCATCCGGATCCGCAGGCGAGTTCTCCTTCGACATCCGCTCCTCCCCGAGCCCGGAGAACCCTGCCACCAGCGGGCTGACGGCCCTGTCCGTCACCCGCACGCTGCGCACCGTGCTTGCGGAGAAATGA
- the betT gene encoding choline BCCT transporter BetT — MSASVDTPPGEPKGEAKGTVKPSLPPVNKRVFAAAALVAIAITVWALISPTNAEAVLGAVVGWTSDWFGWFYVLLVLAVLVFVIYLAASRYGNTKLGPEHSKPEFGLVAWASMLFAAGISTDLMFFAVAEPVTMYLTPPSTEPETVAAARESTVWALFHYGLSGWGLYALMGMALAYFAYRMNMPLAIRSALAPIFGKRVNGALGETVDFAALLGTIFGVATSLGIGVVMVNVGLNTVFGIPIGTATQVGIVVVGVGVATLSAVSGVDKGIKFLSVLNVVLAIALSFWVLVAGNTQFLLNAFVLNITDFVRLFPDMAGQTFAFEDTGTWMTDWTLFFWAWWIAFASFVGLFLARISRGRTIRQFVLGTLTIPFIYIFMWISIYGNSALDIIRNGDVKFGEAVMVSPEGGFYDLLSRYPAFFLIAGLATLTALLFYVTTADSAALVMANLSSNLRNPSEDGRAGLRIFWAVLTGALTVAMLLVGGIGALQNATVIMGLPFAFVVILVMIGLYKALRVEANRVDSVDTTLPGSLARRSRGPGHETWQRQLGRVLSFPNRARAEEFEQKVLIPTLHEVAAEMEDRGISSRCGRVDNEGVFVDDGELFQFEVDGDGEYPFRYQVWPHKVSVPSFGGMVPRGTGEDYYRMEVYLDGGTGQGYDIMGFSKEQIIADVLDQYQRHVEFLQLQENIIHRDD, encoded by the coding sequence ATGTCAGCATCAGTCGACACCCCGCCGGGTGAACCGAAGGGAGAGGCGAAGGGCACGGTGAAGCCGTCGCTTCCGCCCGTGAATAAGCGAGTGTTCGCGGCCGCGGCCCTGGTGGCGATCGCCATCACCGTATGGGCTCTCATCTCACCGACCAACGCCGAGGCGGTCCTCGGCGCCGTCGTCGGCTGGACCTCCGATTGGTTCGGTTGGTTCTACGTTCTCCTCGTCCTCGCCGTCCTCGTCTTCGTCATCTACCTGGCGGCTTCCCGCTACGGCAACACGAAGCTCGGCCCCGAGCACTCGAAGCCCGAATTCGGCCTCGTCGCCTGGGCGTCGATGCTCTTCGCCGCCGGCATCAGCACCGACCTCATGTTCTTCGCCGTGGCCGAGCCGGTCACGATGTACCTCACCCCGCCGAGCACGGAGCCAGAGACGGTCGCCGCCGCCCGCGAATCCACCGTGTGGGCGCTCTTCCACTACGGCCTGAGCGGTTGGGGACTCTACGCACTCATGGGTATGGCTCTGGCCTACTTCGCCTACCGGATGAACATGCCGTTGGCGATCCGCTCGGCGCTGGCCCCGATCTTCGGCAAGCGTGTCAATGGTGCTTTGGGCGAGACGGTCGACTTCGCTGCTCTGCTGGGAACGATCTTCGGCGTGGCCACCTCACTGGGCATCGGCGTCGTCATGGTCAACGTCGGCCTCAACACGGTTTTCGGGATCCCGATCGGCACCGCTACCCAGGTCGGCATCGTCGTCGTCGGTGTCGGCGTCGCCACGCTCTCGGCGGTCTCGGGTGTGGACAAAGGCATCAAGTTCCTCTCCGTCCTCAACGTCGTGCTCGCCATTGCGCTGAGCTTCTGGGTGCTCGTGGCCGGAAACACGCAGTTCCTGCTCAACGCCTTCGTCCTCAACATCACGGATTTCGTCCGCCTGTTCCCGGACATGGCCGGACAGACCTTCGCCTTCGAAGACACCGGCACATGGATGACCGACTGGACCCTGTTCTTCTGGGCCTGGTGGATCGCCTTCGCTTCGTTCGTCGGGCTCTTCCTCGCCCGCATCTCCCGCGGACGCACGATCCGCCAGTTCGTGCTGGGCACCCTGACGATTCCGTTCATCTACATCTTCATGTGGATCTCGATCTACGGAAACTCGGCCCTGGACATCATCCGCAACGGTGATGTGAAGTTCGGCGAAGCGGTCATGGTCAGCCCCGAAGGCGGCTTCTACGACCTGCTCTCCCGCTACCCGGCCTTCTTCCTCATCGCGGGTCTGGCCACGCTCACGGCTCTGCTGTTCTACGTCACCACCGCGGATTCTGCGGCCCTGGTGATGGCGAACCTGTCGTCGAATCTGCGCAACCCCTCCGAGGACGGTCGCGCCGGTCTGCGCATCTTCTGGGCCGTGCTCACCGGTGCCCTGACGGTGGCGATGCTGCTCGTCGGAGGCATCGGCGCACTGCAGAACGCGACGGTGATCATGGGTCTGCCCTTCGCCTTCGTCGTCATCCTCGTCATGATCGGCCTGTACAAGGCACTGCGGGTGGAGGCGAACCGCGTCGACAGCGTCGATACGACCCTGCCCGGTTCTCTGGCCCGTCGCTCCCGGGGTCCCGGTCACGAGACCTGGCAGCGTCAGCTCGGCCGGGTGCTGTCCTTCCCGAATCGGGCGCGCGCCGAGGAGTTCGAGCAGAAGGTCCTCATCCCCACCCTCCACGAGGTGGCTGCGGAGATGGAAGACCGCGGAATCTCATCACGCTGTGGTCGCGTCGATAACGAAGGCGTGTTCGTCGACGACGGCGAACTCTTCCAGTTCGAGGTCGACGGAGACGGGGAGTACCCGTTCCGCTATCAGGTGTGGCCGCACAAGGTCAGCGTGCCGTCGTTCGGTGGAATGGTTCCCCGCGGAACCGGCGAGGACTACTACCGGATGGAGGTCTACCTCGACGGAGGAACTGGTCAGGGCTACGACATCATGGGCTTCTCGAAGGAGCAGATCATCGCTGACGTGCTCGACCAGTACCAACGCCACGTCGAATTCCTCCAGCTGCAGGAGAACATCATCCACCGCGACGACTGA
- a CDS encoding BCCT family transporter translates to MNPAAESGGGAASGGGASSGSGGSPRVPGARRASAKRMVRRVISKDAVHPALIPGVGVEQTKMRFGTNPLVFAIAGVLILSVIIWAIIAPDNISTVGDISLRWVTTNFGWLFGVLALAIFFFMMILGYGRTGGVRLGADDEKPEFSTVSWIAMLFSAGMGIGLLFYGPYEPMTYFLDPPHGFTAKAGTVDASHDALAQTLLHWGPIAWAFYALVGGAIAYSAYRKGRAPLISAIFRPIFHDKTDGPIGAIIDIFAIVVTLFGTAISLGIGALQIGTGFEVVTGWGPVGNGFLVTAMCILTVLFIISAVSGVKRGIRLLSNTNMVVAGLLALFVLFVGPTIFLLNFIPAAAADFARELGTMLVRNGNQGPDTADFMSAWTTYYWAWWVSWSPFVGMFIAKISRGRTLREFVTVVIIVPSIVCFLWFCIFGGTSMWMGMNGQDVGADGSAEGMLFTMLGNLPFAAVTPVLAMISIIVFFVTSADSASIVMGSMSQRGKPEPTAWVTIVWGLLLGLTAVSLLLAGGADALSGLQSIMVVSALPFAIVVIGMMFAWAKDLRNDPYMLRRKYAQAAIAQGVRLGIADHGDNFVFGSSKVAENEGAGAWLDSKDPELTEWYVENTKSVEILTADDVLRTLTPGAIQPKGPDRPDLTASGDEATSTRPTKRSRADHGGVAGTTDQNAATAKPVEGRGADEEQPPVPD, encoded by the coding sequence GTGAATCCTGCAGCCGAATCGGGAGGAGGCGCGGCATCCGGTGGCGGCGCCTCGTCCGGCAGCGGCGGTTCGCCACGTGTTCCCGGTGCTCGCCGCGCCAGTGCCAAGCGCATGGTCAGGCGGGTCATCTCCAAGGACGCCGTGCATCCGGCGCTGATCCCCGGAGTCGGGGTCGAGCAGACGAAGATGCGTTTCGGGACGAACCCCCTGGTGTTCGCCATCGCCGGGGTGCTCATACTCTCCGTCATCATCTGGGCCATTATCGCCCCGGACAACATCTCCACAGTCGGTGACATCTCGCTGCGCTGGGTGACGACGAACTTCGGTTGGCTGTTCGGTGTGCTCGCCCTGGCGATCTTCTTCTTCATGATGATCCTCGGCTACGGTCGTACCGGCGGTGTTCGGCTCGGCGCCGATGATGAGAAGCCCGAATTCTCCACTGTCAGCTGGATCGCCATGCTCTTCTCCGCCGGCATGGGCATCGGACTGCTCTTCTACGGTCCGTACGAACCGATGACGTACTTCCTCGACCCGCCCCACGGCTTCACCGCGAAGGCAGGAACGGTCGACGCCAGCCACGATGCACTTGCCCAGACCCTTCTGCACTGGGGACCGATCGCATGGGCCTTCTATGCACTCGTCGGCGGCGCCATCGCCTACAGTGCCTACCGCAAGGGTCGGGCTCCACTCATCTCGGCGATCTTCCGGCCGATTTTCCACGACAAGACCGACGGTCCGATCGGGGCGATCATCGACATCTTCGCCATTGTCGTCACTCTCTTCGGCACCGCGATCTCACTGGGCATCGGAGCCCTGCAGATCGGCACGGGGTTCGAAGTCGTCACCGGTTGGGGGCCAGTCGGCAACGGGTTCCTCGTGACCGCCATGTGCATCCTCACTGTGCTGTTCATCATCTCGGCGGTCTCCGGCGTCAAGCGCGGCATCCGACTCCTGTCGAACACGAACATGGTCGTTGCCGGTCTCCTCGCACTCTTCGTGCTCTTCGTCGGACCCACGATCTTCCTGCTCAATTTCATCCCCGCAGCCGCTGCGGACTTCGCCCGCGAACTCGGCACTATGCTCGTGCGCAACGGGAATCAAGGCCCGGACACTGCGGACTTCATGTCCGCCTGGACCACTTACTACTGGGCCTGGTGGGTCTCCTGGTCGCCGTTCGTGGGCATGTTCATCGCGAAGATCTCCCGTGGGCGCACCTTGCGCGAGTTCGTCACCGTCGTCATCATCGTTCCCTCCATTGTGTGCTTCCTGTGGTTCTGCATCTTCGGCGGCACCTCGATGTGGATGGGCATGAACGGCCAGGATGTCGGCGCGGACGGTTCGGCTGAAGGCATGCTGTTCACGATGCTCGGAAACCTGCCGTTCGCGGCCGTGACTCCAGTGCTCGCCATGATCTCGATCATCGTGTTCTTCGTGACCTCGGCGGACTCCGCGTCGATCGTCATGGGGTCGATGTCGCAGCGGGGCAAGCCTGAACCCACGGCCTGGGTGACGATCGTGTGGGGTCTCCTGCTCGGACTCACCGCGGTTTCGCTGTTGCTCGCCGGTGGTGCCGATGCCCTGTCGGGCCTGCAGTCGATCATGGTCGTCTCCGCCCTGCCCTTCGCCATCGTCGTCATCGGCATGATGTTCGCGTGGGCCAAAGACCTGCGCAACGACCCGTATATGCTCAGGCGCAAGTACGCACAGGCGGCCATCGCCCAAGGTGTGCGCCTGGGCATCGCTGACCATGGAGACAACTTCGTCTTCGGGTCGAGCAAGGTGGCTGAGAACGAAGGCGCGGGAGCTTGGCTCGACAGCAAGGACCCCGAACTCACCGAATGGTACGTCGAGAACACGAAGTCGGTAGAGATCCTCACCGCCGACGATGTGCTGCGCACGTTGACTCCGGGCGCCATCCAACCGAAGGGGCCCGACCGCCCCGACCTCACTGCGTCGGGCGACGAGGCAACCTCGACTCGGCCGACAAAGCGCTCACGAGCGGACCACGGAGGTGTGGCGGGGACCACCGACCAGAATGCGGCGACAGCGAAGCCGGTCGAAGGACGAGGCGCGGATGAAGAGCAGCCGCCTGTGCCCGACTGA